GGATGAAATACACGGAAAGGATAAAGAGAGAAAAGATAAACTCAGTTCTTGGATTGATAACTTCGGTGAAGACTTTTTCCAAGAGCCAAATCCAGAGACTTTTAAAGCAATGGTAGAAGTGGCCAACTGGGCCCATGGAAACCCACAGTATAAAGAATCTGCAATTCAAACCTTTTTAGGATGTGCTGACTTTAAGTTAATAAGCTATGCACGGGCTAACCAATTAACCGTTATAACACTCGAAAAATCAGCACCCTAAAGCAAAACTCAGATTAAGATTCCAGATGTTTGTCGTTCCTTTAAAACTGAGTGTATTGTAACATTTGAGATGTTGAGAAGAGAAAAGATTAATTTGATATCAAAGGATTGAGAGCCGACTTCATAAAGTTAACCAGACTATATCAAAAAGAGACTTCTCTCCTTTGCCTTTGGTTAAAGCAGTAGCTTTTTCCGAAACCTAGTCGAGATTTGGCAACATTGAAGTAGACAGGGTGCGTTATGAGCGTAACCTGCCTACTTCCATTTAATGGATCGCAAGTATAGCTAATGGATAAGGTAATATCATATAAAGCAATAGTCCGTGAAATCCCTTTAGAAATTGGCCCACTCGGCGATCGCCCAAATCGCCCGATTAAAAACTAAATGGTTTTAGATGATCGCGGCCAATACTTAACTCTTATGGTTCAATCGGTAAAACACATCTCTGATACGTGTCAAACTACTATCGAGATGAGAATCAGATCTTTTTACCCATAAACACACAATAGGGATCGGGCTGATAGTCACCAAAAGGTGGACAGTCTACATATCCTAATTTGCGATATAAAGAAATCGCTTCGGTTTGATAAATTCCGGTTTCTAACTTCGCCTCACGAATGCCCAAATTAATCAGATGGCTTTCTATTTCACCCATGAGCATCCGAGCTAACCCTTGACCTCTGAACTCTGGCTTAACATAGAAGCGCTTCATCTCCCCATAATCATCAAAGACTTTGACGGCTCCAATTCCTACTAATTTGCCATCCATAAAAGCACCCATCATGTAGACATTTTCTTGAGAGAGAACATCCACCGAATCTAAATGATTACTTTCATCGGGATAAAACCCCTGGAGATAGGTATCGAGTTCTGTAATTAGCTCTTGTGCTTCACTGGCTTCAATAATTTTCAGCATTCTCAGGGTTTAGGATGGATTAGGAGCCGTATAGCCTTGAAGACTTTCCGGTTCAAATGGGCGAATGATGACAGTCGCTTGTTCAATCAGACTACTTGAGCCTTGTACCACAACTAAATACTTGCCTTCTTGTAAGCGGTTGCGATAGGGAAGAGCATCGCCACTACCGCTAATTAAACCAACACCACCGCCAACAAACAAAGCTCCTAATCCACCAGAAGCGGCACCTAAAATCCCACCAACAATATGATTGCCGATTTCTCCAGCCCAGGCGAAGGTATTCAGCCCAGAAATGACGCTAAAGGTAGCCCCACCAAAAAAACCAAAGGGGACTAACCAAGTCGCCATCAATCGGGCTTGTTTTTGGGCAGCTTGGTTGGGGTTAATCAGGCCAAACTCATCAGCACTTTTGTAACCTTTGCCTAAGATGTTAACTTGGCTTGTGGGTAAGCCTCCTTTTTCTAAGGCACAGTAGACTCCTTCAGCTTGAATGCGATCGCGCAATACGGCAACTAGATAATTCATCGGCTCTGGTAATTTAACTCAACACTCTGATCGCGGCTCTTCCTATGATACCGGTTTACGCCTAAGCTGATAACAAGAGTCTCAATCCAGCGATAATAGTCACAATTCCCAATTGCGCGATCGCCTCAGAGTGCTAGATATCATAAAGCGCAAAGCCCTCTCCGTCGAGGAATGAGGGGAGTCCACAACAGTCCTTATCTAGCAAGTGAGCGATTCTGGTGGTTTTTAA
This genomic interval from Roseofilum reptotaenium CS-1145 contains the following:
- a CDS encoding GNAT family N-acetyltransferase, whose translation is MLKIIEASEAQELITELDTYLQGFYPDESNHLDSVDVLSQENVYMMGAFMDGKLVGIGAVKVFDDYGEMKRFYVKPEFRGQGLARMLMGEIESHLINLGIREAKLETGIYQTEAISLYRKLGYVDCPPFGDYQPDPYCVFMGKKI